In a single window of the Elaeis guineensis isolate ETL-2024a chromosome 6, EG11, whole genome shotgun sequence genome:
- the LOC105032740 gene encoding vacuolar protein sorting-associated protein 28 homolog 1 codes for MEVKLWNDKREREMLDSFADLYAIIKTTEKLEKAYVRDLVSSAEYEAECLKLIAQFKTLSFSLRDAVPSIDRFADAYKMDCPAALNRLLVSGVPATVEHRASSASTAASSAAAVAECVQHFITAMDSLKLNMVAVDQVHPLLSDLSSSLAKLGGGILPPDFEGRVKVREWLARLAKMGAADELTEQQARQLHFDLESSYNAFMAALPNAGS; via the coding sequence ATGGAGGTGAAGCTTTGGAACGACAAGCGGGAGCGCGAGATGCTCGATAGCTTCGCCGATCTCTACGCCATCATCAAGACGACGGAGAAGCTGGAGAAGGCGTATGTGCGTGACCTCGTCTCCTCCGCCGAGTACGAGGCGGAGTGCCTCAAGCTCATCGCCCAGTTCAAGaccctctccttctcccttcgtGACGCCGTCCCCTCCATCGACCGCTTTGCCGACGCCTACAAGATGGACTGCCCCGCCGCCCTCAACCGCCTCCTCGTCTCCGGCGTCCCCGCCACCGTCGAGCACCGCGCCTCCTCCGCCTCCACCGCCGCCTCCTCGGCAGCCGCCGTCGCCGAGTGCGTCCAGCACTTCATCACCGCCATGGACTCCCTCAAGCTCAACATGGTCGCCGTTGACCAGGTCCACCCCCTCCTATCGGACCTCTCCTCCTCCCTCGCGAAGCTCGGCGGCGGGATCCTGCCGCCGGACTTCGAGGGGAGGGTCAAGGTCAGGGAGTGGCTCGCCAGGCTTGCGAAGATGGGGGCTGCTGACGAGCTCACGGAGCAGCAGGCGAGGCAGCTTCACTTTGATCTTGAATCCTCCTACAACGCATTCATGGCGGCCCTGCCCAATGCCGGATCCTGA
- the LOC105032741 gene encoding uncharacterized protein: MATMDYRKWSSRSWVFSLRAMVASAVVLSTALMLHFWGPSFLGFLASEVPRMYGFLLSLLTPPYLYFVINGIIISIAASSCFHKPAPEGLDPAQSAPSVANPTFIQSPDYMPPTEEYVAKITEDVPEFVAPAEYAGKEVDGLEMLASASAAEEAEGEEEFVISRSSWSPKRSESRETETEYSAVTEKPLVSVRFGHRKNVKPSPEGKALRVARPKRNETLESTWRTITEGRPVPLARHLKKSDTWETHGRSAPDEQSPVPLMRKSETFNDRAEPPPPASSSPSPSSSSRGRPRREPSLGQDDLNRRVEAFIKKFNEEMRLQRQESFQHYLEMINGGSH, encoded by the exons ATGGCGACGATGGATTACCGGAAATGGAGCAGCAGATCGTGGGTCTTCTCTCTCAGGGCCATGGTGGCCTCGGCCGTGGTCCTATCGACGGCCCTGATGCTCCACTTCTGGGGACCTTCGTTCCTAGGGTTCCTGGCCTCCGAAGTCCCCCGGATGTATGGTTTCCTTCTCTCTTTGCTCACCCCGCCCTACCTTTATTTCGTCATCAACGGCATCATCATCTCCATCGCTGCCTCCTCCTGCTTCCATAAGCCTGCACCGGAGGGCCTGGATCCGGCGCAATCCGCGCCGTCGGTGGCGAATCCGACTTTTATCCAGTCCCCGGATTACATGCCTCCGACGGAGGAGTATGTGGCGAAGATCACAGAAGACGTGCCGGAGTTCGTCGCGCCAGCGGAGTACGCAGGAAAGGAGGTGGATGGTTTGGAAATGTTGGCGTCGGCATCGGCGGCGGAGGaggcggagggggaggaggagttcGTGATATCGAGGTCGAGCTGGTCGCCGAAGCGGAGCGAGTCGAGGGAGACGGAGACGGAGTATTCGGCCGTGACGGAGAAACCGCTGGTTTCTGTCAGGTTCGGTCACCGGAAAAACGTGAAGCCCAGCCCTGAAG GGAAGGCGCTGCGGGTGGCGAGGCCGAAGCGGAACGAGACGCTGGAGAGCACATGGAGGACAATCACGGAAGGCCGCCCGGTCCCGCTCGCCCGCCACCTCAAGAAATCGGACACGTGGGAAACCCACGGCCGCTCCGCCCCCGACGAGCAGTCCCCGGTCCCGCTGATGCGCAAGTCCGAGACCTTCAACGACCGGGCCGAACCGCCGCCGCCGGCGTCGTCCTCGCCGTCGCCGTCGTCGTCGTCGAGGGGGCGACCGAGGAGAGAACCGTCGCTGGGGCAGGATGATCTCAACCGACGGGTGGAGGCGTTCATAAAGAAGTTCAACGAGGAGATGAGGCTCCAGCGGCAGGAGTCTTTCCAGCACTACTTGGAGATGATCAACGGCGGCAGCCATTAA